One stretch of Eretmochelys imbricata isolate rEreImb1 chromosome 1, rEreImb1.hap1, whole genome shotgun sequence DNA includes these proteins:
- the GTF3A gene encoding transcription factor IIIA: MAGDEAEAAAGAAAECVQSRRLPVRGLVGAARPPADCAKRFICSFPDCEAAFSKAWRLNAHLCRHTGERPFVCNYNGCGKGFTRDFHLTRHFLTHSGEKPFECTADGCNQKFTTKSNLKKHVERKHENQQKQYVCDFEGCSKSFRKHQQLKVHHCQHSSEPFFKCSHEGCGKHFPTPSRLKRHEKIHEGYACKKDNCSFVGKTWTEHLKHLKDSHAEPVICGLCSKTFKRKDYLRQHQKTHAEEREVCRCPREGCGRTYTTVFNLQSHILSFHEEKKPFFCDYAGCGKVFAMKQSLARHAVVHDPDKGKLNLKAKQTRPKRSLASRLSGYIPPEAQRRKVKAATENKALNKPAENELPTVETLTLH; the protein is encoded by the exons ATGGCCGGGGACGAGGCGGAGGCTGCGGCGGGAGCGGCTGCCGAGTGCGTACAGAGCCGGCGGTTGCCCGTGCGGGGCCTTGTGGGGGCGGCGAGACCCCCCGCGGACTGTGCCAAGCGCTTCATCTGCTCCTTCCCCGACTGCGAGGCCGCGTTCAGCAAGGCCTGGAGGCTGAACGCGCACCTCTGCCGGCACACGGGGGAG AGACCATTTGTTTGCAATTATAATGGTTGTGGTAAAGGTTTCACCAGAGACTTCCATCTTACCCGCCACTTTCTTACGCACAGTGGAGAAAAACCATTTGA GTGCACAGCTGATGGTTGTAATCAAAAATTTACAACAAAATCAAACTTGAAGAAGCATGTTGAACGCAAGCACGAAAATCAGCAAAAGCAGTATGTA TGTGACTTTGAAGGTTGTAGCAAGTCTTTTAGAAAACATCAACAGCTAAAAGTTCATCATTGTCAACATTCCAGTGAACCTTTTTTCAA ATGTAGTCATGAAGGATGTGGAAAACATTTTCCTACTCCAAGTAGACTAAAACGGCATGAGAAGATACATGAAG GATATGCATGCAAAAAAGACAACTGTTCATTTGTTGGGAAAACATGGACAGAACATCTAAAACATCTGAAGGACAGTCATGCAG AGCCAGTAATCTGTGGTTTATGTTCTAAAACATTCAAACGCAAAGATTACCTCAGACAACATCAGAAAACACATGCTGAAGAAAGAGAAGTATGTCGATGCCCAAGAGAAGGTTGTGGGAGAACTTACACAACTGTGTTTAATCTTCAGAGCCATATTCTTTCATTTCATGAGGAGAAAAAACCATTTTTTTGTGATTATGCTGGCTGTGGAAAAGTGTTTGCAATGAAA CAAAGTCTTGCAAGGCATGCTGTTGTACATGATCCTGACAAGGGAAAGCTGAACTTAAAA GCAAAACAAACTCGTCCTAAACGAAGTCTGGCCTCTCGTTTGAGTGGATATATTCCTCCTGAAGCACAGCGACGAAAGGTTAAAGCGGCAACAGAAAATAAGGCTCTGAATAAACCTGCAGAAAATGAGTTACCAACTGTTGAAACACTGACACTGCACTAG
- the MTIF3 gene encoding translation initiation factor IF-3, mitochondrial, producing MASLCLRKLIHQATRNETSCINKYFDIPLMQTMQKTTFSQALMVMAGAKRRLMFVPTKSFCTTGEAEKKSEGKKKTPNAQKTFGSIGRKIPQRILHVISENGDSLGNMHRGDVIRLMNDHDLKLVPLRENEEPPVYRLMTGKQIHEEQLKRREKQKASSKAGPVQLKELTFSAAIAKHDLETKIRQIQQWIDKKHHVRISVQQRNVADGPEKMLALFDQIVATMPEKATYLSQPRVVKEGKSTCVLRHMSDKEASEYRKMEKEKQTDILKEEHGNETESSELQ from the exons ATGGCTTCCCTTTGTCTAAGGAAATTAATACATCAAGCCACAAGGAATGAAACTAGTTGCATAAATAAATACTTTGACATTCCTTTGATGCAAACTATGCAAAAGACGACATTCTCTCAAGCATTGATGGTGATGGCTGGTGCTAAAAGGAGACTTATGTTTGTACCTACAAAATCATTTTGTACAACTGGAGAAGCTGAAAAGAAatcagaaggaaagaaaaaaaccccaaatgccCAAAAAACATTTGGAAGCATTGGGAGGAAAATTCCTCAGCGGATCCTTCATGTAATTAGCGAAAATGGGGACAGCTTAGGAAATATGCACAGAGGAGATGTGATTCGACTCATGAATGATCATGATCTGAAGCTTGTTCCGCTGCGTGAAAATGAAGAGCCTCCAGTGTACAGACTAATGACTGGGAAGCAGATTCATGAAGAGCAGCTCAAACGTAGAGAGAAGCAAAAAGCAAGTTCAAAAGCTG GGCCTGTTCAGCTGAAGGAGTTAACTTTTTCTGCAGCTATTGCAAAACATGACTTAGAGACCAAAATTAGACAGATTCAGCAGTGGATTGATAAGAAGCATCATGTCAGAATTTCTGTACAGCAACGAAATGTTGCAGATGGACCAGAAAAGATG CTGGCTCTCTTTGATCAGATTGTTGCGACTATGCCTGAGAAAGCTACTTACCTATCCCAGCCAAGAGTAGTTAAAGAAGGAAAGAGTACATGTGTCTTGAGACACATGTCAGACAAAGAAGCTAGTGAGTAcaggaaaatggaaaaagaaaaacagacagacattctGAAGGAGGAGCATGGAAATGAAACTGAGTCAAGTGAACTGCAGTGA